A region of Candidatus Nitrospira nitrificans DNA encodes the following proteins:
- a CDS encoding HDOD domain-containing protein — MTSSREGTESSLIDSIRSRLHQKLGLLFEESSRCLPILQSTCQQILSHMGPQSNAEALARVISRDHGLTCKVLQVANSIAYSPQQTIVAVPHAVSWLGLDTVRSLVAAAHLVEQLQHWPVRQQEFRSLIAKSLLSATYASELGTAVGYPQPGQLFTGALLYSIGDLAIAYQDPDLFLALQAIAKTTKRPSECVLQETRLIGVPRLTLAQALAQMWKLPDDIIELFRHPEELPRERWQGGFQTYRGIVVGSIRLVEVLMCSAPQPSIEEAKRTLQLGCGFSSGPFADLMIQAMDRGRQLIRSMGLAIDSSDETTSPSKEQDPAEWIPRSPSVTAPTGEKQAAPIRTKPLETLQAFQDLLQAAKDLDGLLGTFVQSLHRDAGFDRVGLALLNQNDSDLLVGRLVFGVTPPAPYLRSLSGSLSREHRFFLTILKRVDPLLVPNFSDQMAGTLKQDFLDVWKSTSAIVAPLRVGAKPIGLIYCDRATSNQPLISQDYQAFQLFFAQTTLGLNRLAGIL, encoded by the coding sequence ATGACCTCATCACGCGAGGGCACGGAATCGTCCCTTATCGACTCAATCCGCTCTCGCCTCCATCAGAAGCTCGGACTTCTCTTCGAGGAATCCAGCCGCTGCCTTCCGATCTTGCAATCAACCTGTCAGCAAATCCTGAGTCATATGGGCCCCCAATCCAACGCCGAGGCTTTGGCCCGGGTGATCAGCCGAGACCATGGGCTGACATGCAAAGTGCTGCAGGTGGCGAACAGCATCGCCTACAGCCCACAGCAGACGATCGTGGCGGTCCCTCATGCCGTCAGCTGGCTCGGGCTCGACACCGTCCGGTCCCTTGTGGCCGCGGCCCATCTCGTCGAACAGCTGCAACATTGGCCGGTTCGGCAACAGGAATTCCGTTCCTTGATCGCCAAATCCCTCCTGTCCGCAACCTATGCCAGCGAATTGGGAACAGCCGTTGGATACCCACAACCCGGACAATTGTTCACCGGAGCCCTGCTGTACTCGATCGGAGACTTGGCCATTGCCTATCAGGACCCGGATCTCTTTCTGGCGCTCCAGGCCATTGCCAAGACAACCAAGCGCCCGTCGGAATGCGTGCTCCAAGAGACGCGCCTCATCGGTGTGCCACGGCTGACCTTGGCTCAAGCCCTGGCCCAGATGTGGAAGTTGCCGGACGATATCATCGAGCTCTTTCGCCATCCGGAGGAGCTGCCGAGGGAACGTTGGCAAGGCGGGTTCCAGACCTACCGCGGTATCGTGGTGGGCTCCATCCGGTTGGTCGAAGTCCTGATGTGCTCCGCGCCACAGCCTTCCATTGAGGAAGCCAAGCGAACACTCCAACTTGGCTGCGGCTTCTCTTCGGGCCCGTTTGCAGATTTGATGATTCAGGCCATGGATCGGGGGCGCCAACTCATCCGTTCAATGGGATTGGCAATTGACTCCTCCGATGAAACCACGTCACCATCAAAGGAGCAGGACCCCGCCGAATGGATCCCGCGCTCGCCTTCTGTCACAGCGCCGACCGGCGAGAAACAGGCTGCGCCCATTCGAACCAAACCGCTGGAAACACTCCAAGCCTTTCAAGACTTGCTGCAAGCCGCAAAAGATCTCGACGGCCTCCTCGGAACATTCGTACAATCCCTCCATCGAGATGCCGGATTCGACCGTGTCGGCCTGGCGCTTCTCAACCAAAACGACAGTGACCTGCTTGTCGGAAGACTGGTATTTGGCGTGACTCCTCCCGCGCCCTACCTCCGGTCCCTGTCAGGCTCACTCAGCCGGGAACACCGGTTTTTTCTCACGATCCTCAAGCGAGTCGATCCACTCCTGGTTCCCAACTTTTCAGACCAGATGGCCGGGACTCTGAAACAGGACTTCCTCGATGTCTGGAAATCGACGTCGGCGATCGTGGCGCCGTTGCGGGTGGGAGCGAAACCGATTGGGCTCATCTACTGCGATCGAGCGACAAGCAACCAGCCGCTGATTTCTCAAGACTACCAGGCGTTCCAGCTGTTTTTCGCCCAAACGACGCTGGGTCTCAATCGACTGGCCGGCATCCTGTAG
- a CDS encoding trypsin-like serine peptidase, whose translation MGTCVSHSIRLATAVGFTLAVLATSAQAQEIMNRGAVTGVKVAPGNGNRIDFANARALALPQAPESVAVQAEQDLISNLVNRFQASAATDSGQVAGSEGDGSALNAVDLEASAEAVDPQAGGEFESQEHGTSNHPFSTARADLRNLNGTVHPTNFTYPYSPTGKLFFNIGSSTFVCSASLIKRGVVVTAAHCVAQFGSRTRFYTNFRFVPGYRNGVGNTAPSPGNWAVSQAWVMTSYINGVAGQCAATAPGVVCKDDVAVLELTRKTTTPNYPGTVTGWYGYGWNRFGFTSAGLTHITQTGYPVGLDNGQLMQRNDSQGFIASSTLVNNTVIGSLMTGGSSGGPWILNFGIRPVLNGTTNGTAPNSNIVVGVTSWGYVSSAIKEQGASPFTSTNIVPLVNAACAGSDPRCL comes from the coding sequence GTGGGTACATGTGTATCGCATTCCATACGACTCGCAACAGCGGTTGGGTTTACTCTGGCTGTCTTGGCGACGTCCGCGCAGGCGCAAGAAATCATGAATCGTGGGGCAGTGACGGGGGTCAAGGTTGCTCCGGGTAACGGCAATCGAATTGACTTTGCCAACGCCAGAGCGCTCGCGCTGCCTCAAGCTCCGGAGAGCGTCGCCGTGCAGGCGGAACAGGATTTGATCAGCAACTTGGTCAATCGATTCCAAGCCTCCGCTGCCACAGACAGCGGCCAAGTGGCCGGTTCCGAAGGTGATGGGTCTGCTCTCAATGCCGTTGATCTTGAAGCATCCGCGGAGGCGGTCGATCCGCAGGCGGGGGGAGAATTTGAATCACAGGAGCATGGCACGTCGAATCATCCCTTTAGCACGGCGAGGGCCGATCTCAGAAATCTCAACGGTACCGTTCATCCGACGAATTTCACGTATCCCTATAGCCCCACCGGCAAACTGTTTTTCAATATCGGCTCCAGTACGTTTGTGTGCTCCGCCTCATTGATCAAGCGGGGCGTTGTTGTCACGGCCGCGCACTGTGTGGCTCAGTTCGGATCAAGAACAAGATTTTATACCAACTTCCGCTTTGTGCCGGGGTATCGGAACGGCGTTGGGAATACCGCTCCCTCGCCTGGAAACTGGGCGGTCTCGCAAGCATGGGTCATGACTAGTTATATCAATGGAGTGGCAGGGCAATGTGCCGCCACCGCTCCAGGCGTGGTCTGTAAGGATGATGTCGCGGTACTCGAACTGACACGAAAGACCACCACTCCCAACTATCCAGGCACCGTGACCGGTTGGTATGGCTATGGATGGAACCGGTTTGGATTTACGTCGGCAGGCCTGACTCATATTACCCAAACAGGCTATCCGGTCGGGCTTGATAATGGACAACTCATGCAGCGCAATGACTCACAGGGCTTTATCGCGTCCTCCACGCTCGTGAACAACACCGTCATTGGCTCCCTGATGACAGGAGGGTCCAGCGGAGGGCCGTGGATTCTCAATTTTGGAATCCGGCCGGTGCTTAACGGGACCACCAATGGTACGGCTCCAAATTCAAACATTGTCGTGGGAGTGACCAGCTGGGGCTACGTGAGTTCTGCCATCAAGGAACAGGGGGCCAGTCCCTTCACCAGCACGAACATTGTGCCGTTGGTGAATGCCGCCTGCGCCGGCTCTGATCCACGCTGTTTGTGA
- a CDS encoding [protein-PII] uridylyltransferase family protein — protein MPIGSPDQSRLLDAVRPLCPDIPSEVLQDFFARMDPEYFRRFEPPTIATHVRLTAQLTPSHPCTIAFTEQHDKRVEVTIVAYDYFSEFATICGLLSAFGLNIEEGHIYTFAEKAAPQPARAGWTGYGPRVRATGSPGLARKKIVDVFRVLPIPGADLGEVQQQHLADALHAVITLLDKGQFTEARLAVNRRLVEQLGKRRGSFSGLLHPVQITFDNSQSPTDTVMDIRSDDTPAFLYAFANALAMRNVYISKAQFDVEKGKIHDRFYVRNRHGQKLTDTTDQQQLRLTAVLIKQFTHALTWAPDPTKALEAFDQFLDLTVQQTKGKAQQEALAFLSDKKTFPLLARLLGASDFLWEDFLRRQHSNLLPLLQDYRDAPLMTPKAMLRKELDRLVNKATSDETRKAALNSFKDRELFRIDMKHIVEPDTALPDFSAALTQLAEVILDRSLKDCQAKLNTVHGPPRLADKKPCPFTILGLGKFGGRELGYASDIEVMFVYGDAGRTAGKQPIENSEYFERLGAELLQWIEAKQEGIFHLDVRLRPHGGKGSLTNPFDEITKYYSAGGLAAPFERQSLIKLRHVAGDAALGKRVEAHRDSYVYSGKPWNIPDALALRRQQLKQLVERDTVNLKHSPGGIVDIEYAMQYLQIMHGHRLPVLRTPNTMQALATLVDCGLVTRQDGDILRKAYFFIRMLIDGLRMVRGNAKDRVLPPTDSDEFIFLARRVGYTTDDWQAGARHLQTDIAQHMKLTKEFFERTFGRL, from the coding sequence ATGCCGATAGGCTCTCCTGACCAATCGCGGCTCCTTGATGCGGTTCGTCCGCTCTGTCCCGACATTCCATCCGAGGTGCTCCAAGATTTTTTCGCCCGCATGGACCCGGAATACTTCCGGCGGTTCGAGCCCCCGACCATTGCCACGCACGTCCGATTGACGGCTCAACTGACGCCGAGCCATCCCTGCACGATTGCCTTTACCGAACAGCACGACAAGCGGGTGGAAGTCACGATCGTCGCGTACGATTATTTTTCAGAATTCGCCACGATTTGTGGTCTGCTCTCGGCGTTCGGCCTCAATATTGAGGAAGGGCATATCTATACGTTTGCCGAGAAGGCCGCGCCGCAGCCCGCCCGCGCCGGTTGGACAGGATACGGACCGCGCGTCCGCGCAACGGGTAGTCCGGGACTGGCCAGAAAAAAGATCGTCGATGTGTTCCGCGTGCTGCCGATACCAGGAGCGGACTTGGGCGAGGTCCAACAGCAACACCTGGCGGATGCGCTCCATGCGGTGATCACCTTGCTCGATAAAGGACAATTTACAGAGGCCCGCCTTGCGGTGAATCGACGGTTGGTCGAACAGCTCGGCAAGCGACGCGGTTCTTTCAGCGGTCTCCTCCATCCGGTGCAGATCACATTCGACAACAGCCAATCTCCCACCGACACGGTCATGGATATCCGGTCGGACGATACTCCGGCCTTCTTGTACGCCTTCGCCAACGCCCTGGCCATGCGCAACGTGTACATTTCCAAAGCGCAGTTCGACGTCGAGAAGGGGAAGATTCACGATCGCTTCTATGTCCGAAACCGCCATGGCCAGAAGCTGACCGACACGACCGATCAACAACAGCTGCGCCTGACGGCGGTGCTCATCAAGCAATTCACCCATGCTCTGACCTGGGCCCCTGATCCGACCAAAGCCCTGGAGGCCTTTGATCAGTTTCTTGATCTGACGGTGCAGCAAACGAAAGGAAAAGCCCAGCAAGAAGCCCTGGCGTTTCTCAGCGACAAGAAAACGTTCCCCCTGCTGGCCCGTCTGCTCGGGGCCAGCGATTTTCTCTGGGAAGACTTTCTGCGCCGTCAACACAGCAACCTGCTGCCGCTCCTCCAGGATTATCGCGATGCGCCCCTCATGACCCCGAAAGCGATGCTTCGCAAGGAGCTCGATCGCCTTGTGAATAAAGCCACAAGCGACGAGACTCGAAAGGCCGCGCTGAATAGCTTCAAGGACCGCGAGCTGTTCCGCATCGATATGAAGCACATCGTCGAGCCGGACACAGCGCTGCCTGATTTCTCCGCCGCCCTGACGCAATTGGCCGAAGTTATCCTCGATCGAAGCTTGAAGGACTGCCAAGCCAAGCTGAATACGGTGCATGGCCCGCCACGCTTGGCCGATAAAAAACCCTGTCCCTTCACCATCCTGGGCTTGGGCAAGTTCGGCGGAAGGGAATTGGGCTACGCCTCAGATATTGAAGTGATGTTCGTGTATGGAGACGCGGGTCGCACAGCCGGCAAGCAGCCGATCGAGAACAGCGAATACTTCGAGCGGTTGGGAGCCGAACTGCTGCAGTGGATCGAGGCCAAACAGGAAGGCATCTTTCACCTCGACGTGCGTCTCCGCCCGCACGGCGGAAAAGGCTCTTTGACCAACCCTTTTGACGAGATCACCAAGTACTACAGTGCCGGCGGCCTCGCCGCGCCGTTCGAGCGACAGTCATTGATCAAGTTGCGACATGTGGCGGGCGACGCGGCCCTTGGCAAGCGCGTCGAGGCCCATCGCGATAGCTACGTCTATAGCGGAAAACCCTGGAATATCCCCGATGCCCTCGCCTTGCGTCGCCAGCAACTCAAGCAGCTGGTGGAGCGAGACACCGTCAACTTGAAGCATAGCCCCGGCGGTATCGTCGATATCGAATATGCCATGCAATACCTCCAAATCATGCATGGCCATCGACTCCCTGTCCTGCGCACTCCCAACACCATGCAGGCGCTGGCCACCCTCGTCGATTGCGGCCTTGTCACGAGGCAAGACGGCGACATTCTCCGCAAGGCCTACTTCTTTATCCGCATGCTCATCGACGGCCTGCGCATGGTCCGTGGCAACGCCAAAGACCGAGTCCTTCCACCGACCGACTCCGACGAATTCATCTTCCTCGCCCGCCGGGTCGGCTACACCACGGATGATTGGCAAGCCGGCGCGCGCCATCTGCAAACGGATATCGCGCAGCATATGAAACTCACCAAAGAATTCTTCGAGCGGACGTTCGGCCGGCTGTAG
- a CDS encoding [protein-PII] uridylyltransferase family protein: MKRKSEKADLTRSLKGELTPVSLTARRAPDPTPILLAAKRNAEEVRAILSAYGLRDPDQADRNLNAMAGDPIQRRRLADILPMMMESISRTADPDQALNHWERMLESVSRTSFLDYLRTWPRMLDLLCVVFGNSDALTFTFIRDPTVVYWLGEEDVLARPPARKGMERALHASIGHLTSKESKLDALRRFQRREMLRIGVRDLLHLSTVSETTGFLSDLACLLIHAAYEIVDADLRQQYGTPMHLNRQRRWVETKFTVIGMGKLGGHELNYSSDVDLIYIYESHDGETRAPSSRRAPIPAGVGISNEEYFEILARELTRVLSEPTREGYVFRVDLRLRAEGSVGQLARSLEEYRKYYTTRGQVWERLALLKAWPVAGSHDVGQAFLKLVKPFVLGAGSAMDRGNALAIVQDVRAVKDMIDAKMTDRGHAQRNVKLGTGGIREIEFFVQTVQVLAGRKVPALLDRSTLGSLNRLARKKLLSVEDRDALTAAYLFLRDVEHKLQMVDDLQTHSLPESSEELARCAVRMGYGTEDRKKAAELFHAAHQRHTEMVHRVFRSFFVEPATSPVFKTMLRAIEFKH; the protein is encoded by the coding sequence GTGAAACGAAAGTCTGAGAAGGCAGATCTGACGAGGTCCTTGAAGGGAGAGCTAACACCGGTCTCGCTGACGGCGAGAAGAGCGCCGGACCCGACGCCGATTTTGCTGGCGGCCAAGCGGAATGCCGAGGAGGTGCGAGCCATTTTGTCGGCCTATGGCCTGCGTGATCCCGATCAAGCGGATCGTAATCTCAATGCCATGGCCGGTGACCCGATCCAACGACGGCGGCTGGCCGACATTCTGCCGATGATGATGGAATCCATCTCACGGACGGCCGATCCCGATCAGGCGCTGAACCACTGGGAGCGCATGTTGGAGAGTGTCTCCCGCACCTCATTCCTCGACTATCTGCGCACGTGGCCGCGCATGCTCGACCTCCTCTGCGTGGTCTTCGGCAACAGCGACGCCTTGACCTTTACGTTCATTCGAGACCCGACCGTGGTGTATTGGCTGGGGGAGGAGGATGTCCTCGCGCGACCCCCGGCGCGGAAGGGGATGGAGCGCGCGCTTCACGCGAGCATCGGGCATCTCACCTCCAAAGAATCGAAGCTGGACGCGCTGCGCCGGTTCCAGCGGCGAGAGATGTTGCGGATCGGTGTGCGGGATCTCCTTCATCTCTCGACGGTGTCGGAGACGACCGGCTTCTTGTCCGATTTGGCCTGCCTGTTGATTCATGCGGCCTATGAGATTGTCGATGCCGATCTCCGGCAGCAATACGGCACTCCCATGCACCTGAATCGGCAGCGACGGTGGGTGGAGACCAAGTTTACGGTCATCGGGATGGGCAAGCTTGGCGGACATGAACTGAATTACAGCTCCGACGTCGATCTGATCTACATCTATGAGTCGCATGACGGGGAAACCAGGGCGCCGAGCAGTAGACGCGCCCCCATCCCGGCCGGCGTCGGCATTTCCAATGAAGAATATTTTGAGATTCTCGCCCGTGAACTCACCAGGGTGTTGAGCGAACCCACCAGGGAGGGATACGTCTTTCGGGTCGATCTGCGATTGCGGGCCGAGGGCTCTGTCGGCCAGTTGGCTCGCTCGCTGGAGGAGTATCGCAAATATTACACGACGCGCGGGCAGGTCTGGGAGCGGTTGGCGTTGCTCAAAGCGTGGCCGGTCGCCGGCTCCCATGATGTCGGGCAGGCGTTTCTTAAACTGGTGAAGCCGTTTGTGTTGGGGGCCGGGAGCGCGATGGATCGCGGGAACGCGTTGGCGATCGTGCAAGACGTCCGCGCCGTCAAGGACATGATCGATGCGAAAATGACGGACCGTGGCCACGCGCAGCGCAATGTGAAGCTGGGAACAGGCGGGATTCGCGAGATCGAGTTTTTCGTGCAGACCGTTCAAGTCCTGGCCGGGCGCAAGGTGCCGGCGCTTCTGGATCGGAGCACGCTCGGTTCGCTGAACCGGCTGGCTCGGAAAAAACTGCTCTCGGTCGAAGACCGCGATGCGCTGACCGCCGCGTATCTCTTCCTGCGCGATGTCGAACATAAATTGCAGATGGTCGATGATCTCCAGACCCATTCGTTACCCGAAAGTTCGGAAGAATTGGCGCGCTGCGCGGTCCGCATGGGGTACGGCACGGAAGATCGCAAGAAGGCGGCCGAATTGTTTCATGCCGCCCATCAGCGCCATACGGAGATGGTTCACCGTGTCTTCCG